The Anguilla anguilla isolate fAngAng1 chromosome 2, fAngAng1.pri, whole genome shotgun sequence genome contains the following window.
ATCTATTAACAAACCTAGTGACCCCTATTCAATATTGCTGGAAGCAACACAAGTGCATATTTCCCAGAACAAAgtttaaacatttcaaaaaaaaaaaaaaaaaaggttccatGGAGAAAACCATTGCTATTAAGGCATGTATTCAtgcttttattgtttaaaaaataatttaaccccAACAAATGTCAACAGTCAATATCAAAGAAAGAAATCTTATGCAAGGCATATTATTAAATCTGCTATAGAAATTCATGGGTAGGATGCTGTTTGTTCAGTGCTGATGAAGCTAAATGGGAGGGGTAAACAAAACTAGAttcttgttattttagtttgggGGTAGATCGTTTCATTAAAACTGCTTGGTTTGCCTTAACACACAGGTGTCAGAATCCAGCCctgaagggccacagtgtctgctgtaTTTCATCTTTTAAACTGTCCACACCTTGCGTTCTCAAGGCCTTTcttggctgctgactgaaaggaaagcacaaaaacccacaaacactgcagctctccaggactggagttggaCACCCATGCAAGAGTGGAAAAAATACCACAAATGTAGACTCACAAATTTGgttttacagtatatacagtattttcagCTAGCTCAAAtgggtaaaataaatgaacgatTACAAAGAATTTTCCAATTCCATAATTCTAAAGTACCCCATTCCTAaacagtgcacacactgcaACTATACTGTGACAGCTAACAATGAGTAGccaatttttttgttgcataaacTAATTGGAATTGGCGTAAATGGCATGTTTTTTATCAAGCTCTACAGTCACTTAACAGAGCTCCAGAGGCTTAAGTTaggaaaaatcattttattaccAATTGGTTTCCCACAATACTGGGGGTTAAGCAGCTTCCTACACTATTTGCAGTTCACAATGCAGTTCACAATGACCTTGTGAATTCTATCAAACAGCAATGCGGACGATATTGTTTGACTGCCAGAGACTGAAGAACATCTACAATAGATGCTTTCTGTTGTAAGTAACTGGTGTAAAAAGTGGCGACTCTTTATAAATGATAAGAAATCGAAAATAATGATTTATAGAATTCTATTACAGTCCATAAGCaagtttcagttcagttttcagGATAAATTCTTAAACACTTATAAGAACTATAAAAGTTATAATAAATATCTTGGTTTCAGATTAACACAAACTTTGTTAAAGGAACTATAGTGCTCTGTGAATCTGCTGGCAGGCTTATAGGGGGAGGCTAAACAAGTTCTAGGAGCTATGGGTTTCTACACCAAACTCGATCAAGCCTGTGTATGCCCAGTATTGGACTATTCTGCAGGAGTTTGGGGTTATAAAGTTCACATGGGATTTGAACCGGTTAATGATAGAGCTATTAGATACTTTTTTGGGAGAAAACAAATTTGCCCCAACCCTATCCATTGTATGTGACATGGGATGGGAAACTTGGGAAGTATGCTGGAAAAAttctatttaatattttttttttttaattttgtccaTAAATTTCAATTACTGTTAGTGAATTTAAGTTTGAAAGGCACACCAGTCTGAAATTCATTATATTCATCCTTATCGTGACCAATCAGTGCTCCACAAAGTTATGCCAAAGTGGCtgccacatttacatttttcacaaaaatgggtACATAGGATTATCTCATGCTTCACATTTTTGCCAAAAACATCTTAGGAACCCCTCCAAAGTTTTCCCAAGCCCCAGGTTGGGAACCACTACCATATAACATGGTCTAATATTTGAACAATCACAGCTGTCAATGTTTGATAGTGGAATGACATGTCAATTGTTTCAACACCATTATAGTGAAGTATTTTCCACGAGGACGAACAAGGTCCGCCcatatattttttcaccattttcaaCATTGCAGTGGTACCCAGCTCATTAGTGCCCAtgcaaatattatcattataattgttgttattataactTGTCACTACAGATATCTGTAACTTGCCTGGGTTATGTGGCTGGGCTTCAGTGTGGATCAATAGGCTTGTACAGCATAGCTCCGTTTGGATGTAAAGATGACCTCTCTCCTCCCAGGCAGCCTTGAAACCCAGGATGTGAGGATGGGGACATAAGCGCTCATGGTTCCTGGCCTCCCTGACACTTCTCTGCCGGTCTCTATCACCTCGGAAACGCTGGACTGAGCGCTTGATTGCATAATGCTGTCCGTCCTGGAGACTGAGGACCTACGATGATAAGAACGACGAGAAATCTGATACATGAAGGAAAAATTTAACAAGGAAAATCTAAGGAAATAGCTCTGGGATTTTATTGTGCCATCTGTCCCTCAGAGGGAGTAATGTACATCACCTGAGCAATACAGTCCTGTTCATTTGCCATGCTACTTACCTTATACACTTCACCGAAGGAGCCCCTCCCCAGCAAGCCAAGGTTGATGAAACACTGGCTGAAGAAGGACTGGGATTTGCAAGGATCATAAAGtgatggaggagggggaggctgGGTAAAGGAACAGGAGAGGGGTGTCCAGGGGGATGGAGACTGATGGGGAAAGACTCGACTGAGAGGGGGGCAGCCCTTAgatggagggcgggggggtagAGACTGTGAGAGcagtggaggaggagaaagagacgAGGAAGAAGTGGAGTGTGAGGAGAAAGGAAGGCGTCTTTTTTTGATGGAGAAAGGTTGCTGGGCTTGAGCAAAATgtgcaggaagaggaagaggtgtggtggcATGTTTATCATCCTGGGACAATGACATAGCCAGAAGGTGGTGTAGATgaagcacaaaaaaatataatcaggCTGGAAATGGAGatgggtgagggagaggagaaagagaagaacagTAAAACAACTATTAAATAGAGATATATAGTTCATggaaaaaatagtaataaaaacagGAGACAAGAGTGGGAGACAGATGATGAAAGTAGATGTGAATCCTTGGTGTGTTTGGGCTTATTTAACAGATGAAGGCACAGAAACCCCAGTCCACCTTTTTTCCCAATCACATGCTGTTGCATAGAAAAAGCCTGTGAAATAGAGAAGCACGCATTAACCAGTTGGATGATGTACAGTATAACAACTGAAAACATATACTCATTCAACCTAAAATTATAAATCTGTGTAATTTAAATGACAACAGGTTTAATCTTATTATATAAccattacattaattaaatacTGTCAACGAAGGAAGGCTACTATTAAGTTAGGTTACTTAGCGTTCTGCCTATCAACTTTGCTGCCGATACATAAAATTTACGTTTTCTTACAACTTCTCTCCTTTTGGCAAACGGCAGCACACAGCTTAAGGTACAGTGGTAATTGTGCAACGGTCGTCAGCGAAGTACCAATTAAGTGCTTTACgttacaaaaaatacaaacaataaaataaaaacctcttCGCAGCACGTTAACTACCAAGAAGTAATCTACTGTCCTAGCCGTCTTGGTCTCTGACTCATGTTAACTAGTAGAATTCCAACGACATGCATGTTATGTATCGACAGTTGCATATTAAAACTGTTTATCCATAGTTATAAGTTACTAGCAATACTAAACAGGTTACTTCGCCGGATAAGGTAGCTAGAAAATATTCATACCAGTAACGTTAGGCTACAAATCACTCCCCTCACTAACGTTAACACAAGGACTAGCTTGCTATACAGTTTTTTAGACAAATTGGCCATCTACATAGTTTAGCTCAATTTAACCAAATTAATTACCTACAATATTGCAGAAAATCTAGCAAGTTCGGTATTTAGCTAGCTGTCAACGACCTAGTTTGAAAATGACAGCACCGGCAGCAGCATTCGACCAGCGTTATTCGCTTATATCACGCCGTCGCCATTTTGAAACTTTCCTGTGCGAAAACGAGGCTATGGTGGGAAGCGTTCTAGGAGCGGTGTTTACATGAAGCAGAAAAGCGATTTTGAGCCGGTGATGCTACTATGGCATATTGTTGTGTACCACGCTGTACGTCGTATCAAAGGCGAGAATGTGATCAAGGCTTGTCTTTCCATCGATTTCCGAGTAACCCGGACACCCGTCGCCAGTGGATTGCCAAGATAAGGAGAGATGTTGGACCTTATTTTCAGGTAATGTAACGAGCTAGCTAAGCTAGCGTCTAAGTTGGTTAACTTATCGTTAGCTTACCCTGATAATAACCTCCAAAAGTTCGTAAGATTAATTTATACGTCAACACTCACCTTAACACATCTCTCATCTCAgatcacagacaacacaaaagtGTGCTCCAAACACTTTCCCAAGGACTGCATATTAAGATCGCTTACCggtttgaacaaactgaaaaacgggAGTGTGCCGTCTTTGTTTACATGGTGTCAGCCCAAGACCAGAAGGACAATTCAACGCTTCCAGAGGTAACTGTCATCTGACATTAGCCAAATCATTTCCGTATCAGcatgaaaaagataataaatgcaCTGGTATTTGTCCCCAATTTTGTAGTGCGACTGGTGACTttggtgaggaagaggaagaagtggACATTTCAAATCTGCATGAGGAAGAAAAGTCATTACCAGTTATGTACAGGAAGATCAGGCTgtgcaaaataataatcataggATGAAAGTATACTGCATATTTGTATCTAGAATACTCCTGCGATATTTATCGAGTCTTCTGATTTCCTTCTtcacatggatttttttttagagtagTGTGGCAATAGCTTATCTACTGCCATATGCTCCCTGCCTCACAAAGCATGAATAAGTAAatctggtaaaataaaaattttaccatttttacttttgctttttttcgtttttttttttaattatgtgttaagttttgcattacttttatttattgtttataaaatatatttggatgGTTCCAGTCTTACTTttacaataactttttttttggtaatcccattttattttctctcctctctaacACACGGTTCTAAGCAGGTTTTGGGGGCATTATGCGATCATGACTATGAGGAGGAGACCCTGTCTGTGGAAGAACAGCTTGATGCAGCACAGAGGGAGATTGCTCGTCTGCAGGAAGAAAATGAAACCCTGAGAAGTGAGCAGTTTCATCTCCAACGCTTCCAATGTGAGCCCAAGTTGATCATGTTTTACACAGGATTTAAAGATTATGACACCCTCAAAGCAGTCTTCCTAGCTCTAAAACCTACATCAGAGTCTATGGTTAGATGGAGTCAAATGCAAAGGCTAAATCACACAGAAGAACACATTGTGAAAGCTGGGTTCCATGCACAACACCTATGCCTCTTCGACCAGTTCTTCCTGTTCCTTTGTCGTGTGCGGCAGGGGTTTTTCACTATGGATTTATCTGTGCGGTTTAAGGTATCACAAGCCACAGTCAGCAGGACTTGTATAACATGGGGCAACTACCTGTTCTTTATGCTTGGCACACTACCAGTATGGCCAAGTAGAGAGGCTATAGATGAACTGATGCCACCactctttaaaaatacattccccAAAGCACGGGTGGTGCTAGACTGTACTGAGATCCACATCCAAACTGCAAGCTCAAAGGTTCTGAACACGGTCACATACTCCCATTACAAAGGTACCACAACGCTAAAGTCACTGATTGGCATTACTCCTTCTGGGTCAATTTGCCTAGTCAGCAACCTGTACACAGGCTCCATCTCGGATAAGGAAATTACCAAAGAGTCCGGCATTCTGAGCCTCCTGCAACCAGGTGACGAGGTCATTGCAGATAAAGGGTTTCTTATCAGAGACCTCCTCACTGACATAAATGTCAAACTTGTAATCCCAACATTCTTGGGGCCAAGTGGGCAGTTCAGTAAAGcagaaattacacacacacaagagattGCTCGCTTAAGGATCCACGTAGAGAGGGCAATCAGGCGCATCAAAGAATACCATATATTTGACAGTGTCATACCCCTTTCACTGTGTGGTTCAGTTAACCAGCTATGGACTGTTTGTGCTCTGCTTACCAACTTTCAGGGACCTCTCTTTTAATCCTGTGGTAACACCTATTTGAAGGGGGTTATCCAAAACTAATTCTGCATTTTCCTAACAATATACATAGTTCATGATTACAATgattataaacacaaaatatcaattttttctgaatttcagtattatttttatgattttttttaaatgcaaaaactctccaatttaaaataacaaaatgtgatttgtttttctccccaaaatGCATCAAAGTGGATTTTGTAAGTTCTGGATAATCATTCTTCCTTTGAGAAACATTGAAACTCATTGTAACACAACATTGGCAGTTCAGCTCTTATGTACTTTTATTGAACTGAAGataattaaatgtgattaaatgtttttataattacatGAATTTAAGACAACCTGTATGCTGGATAATactgaaacaataaaacaatgcattgacattttttaatgaattctcATAATTCATTcttgataaaatgtaaaaaatattcttgTAAAAATACTGactcaaactttttttgaggagtttatatCTACGGTCTCCTCATCTGCAAAGGGCAGGCAAAAAATACTCAAAGAAGAATATGTCCAGCTTAGTTTTCATAGACTCCCATTTCTCGGCATCAAAGTGGATCCGCTCCAAGTGGTAGTCGTTGGTGCAATggacaaaaaaatcacaccacATCATCCCTGTGATGCCCATCTGTCCCATTACCTGGTAATGGTATTCATGGTTGGGTTTAAGGGCAAAAGCACCATCTGGCCCTGCAGAAAGGTAACAGCACTCAACCAAACTGTCCACATCTGGACACTTTACCTCCAGAAGCCCCTGAAGAAGCCCAGCGCTGTCAACCACCTTACGATCAGGTGAGGCACCTAAATGGGGGGCATGAGGATTAATGATGAAGCCACAAGGCAatgtgtgattacctgttgcCTGTTCATATTGTGCCGCTGCAATGGGCTCCATCTCTAGCCCCCTTTTCATTGCCCGTGTCTGCACAGCCCTCTTCTGTCGCTGCATATTGGCTGCTAAGCTGTCGAAGTCTGCGATCCTTGAAATGatccttttaaaaacagatgaAGTCAGACGCTGTGAGCGAACACGGTGCCAGGTCTTGTTTGTGCTCTGTTCCCTTGTTTCCATCTCCAATGACTCTGCATCAGAGAGGGTGATAGTCATGCCACAGTAGTAGTtgctctcattttcatttagagCAGTGGCATAATGATATGTCTGTGGTGGCAGAGGAAATGGTGGGTGATGGTcagtggtagtggtggtgggaAGGGCAAGGGCCTGGTAG
Protein-coding sequences here:
- the LOC118220233 gene encoding uncharacterized protein LOC118220233 isoform X1, with translation MAYCCVPRCTSYQRRECDQGLSFHRFPSNPDTRRQWIAKIRRDVGPYFQITDNTKVCSKHFPKDCILRSLTGLNKLKNGSVPSLFTWCQPKTRRTIQRFQSATGDFGEEEEEVDISNLHEEEKSLPVLGALCDHDYEEETLSVEEQLDAAQREIARLQEENETLRSEQFHLQRFQCEPKLIMFYTGFKDYDTLKAVFLALKPTSESMVRWSQMQRLNHTEEHIVKAGFHAQHLCLFDQFFLFLCRVRQGFFTMDLSVRFKVSQATVSRTCITWGNYLFFMLGTLPVWPSREAIDELMPPLFKNTFPKARVVLDCTEIHIQTASSKVLNTVTYSHYKGTTTLKSLIGITPSGSICLVSNLYTGSISDKEITKESGILSLLQPGDEVIADKGFLIRDLLTDINVKLVIPTFLGPSGQFSKAEITHTQEIARLRIHVERAIRRIKEYHIFDSVIPLSLCGSVNQLWTVCALLTNFQGPLF
- the LOC118220233 gene encoding THAP domain-containing protein 2-like isoform X2; its protein translation is MAYCCVPRCTSYQRRECDQGLSFHRFPSNPDTRRQWIAKIRRDVGPYFQITDNTKVCSKHFPKDCILRSLTGLNKLKNGSVPSLFTWCQPKTRRTIQRFQSATGDFGEEEEEVDISNLHEEEKSLPVLGALCDHDYEEETLSVEEQLDAAQREIARLQEENETLRMDFVSSG
- the LOC118220270 gene encoding uncharacterized protein LOC118220270, with product MYHLLLASNRHPVDKVATEFGDLPCGSVLTYQALALPTTTTTDHHPPFPLPPQTYHYATALNENESNYYCGMTITLSDAESLEMETREQSTNKTWHRVRSQRLTSSVFKRIISRIADFDSLAANMQRQKRAVQTRAMKRGLEMEPIAAAQYEQATGNHTLPCGFIINPHAPHLGASPDRKVVDSAGLLQGLLEVKCPDVDSLVECCYLSAGPDGAFALKPNHEYHYQVMGQMGITGMMWCDFFVHCTNDYHLERIHFDAEKWESMKTKLDIFFFEYFLPALCR